The following DNA comes from Triticum aestivum cultivar Chinese Spring chromosome 3D, IWGSC CS RefSeq v2.1, whole genome shotgun sequence.
gcggcgagatgcggacggcggcggcgcgacagcggggaggagagagggagggggcgaggggcGTCGGGGTCAGCCTTAAAAGggcgaggggaggggaggtggtggcgtggaggagggggcgacGGTCGCCGTGGGGGCGGCGGACGCCGGCGAGTCCCGCTGGGGCacgcgaggaggaaggcggcggcgcgctggctgggctgggccgtggcctgttgGGCCGTACCAGTTCGGTGGTGGAGGAGaaatgttttttttctcttttgttttaaacaaacggagaaagaaataaaaaatgaaaatattatataggcatataatatatcaaaattttcagaaaaagatttcctacaacatgaacatttttgtagagtcaaataaaatccacaaaaattttaataaatcaaacagtgctactgccttaataaaatccaataaaaatccttttaaaaataccaaaatgatttcaaatctatttctctccaattttctgatgtagggaatcatgttaccctattttctgtatattttatttttggagaaaaataatttgaataaaactcaaataactccaatattgaaaaaataatttcaatgggactttgattttaatcctttgaaactcctaactcatatttcatttgttttgaagaagtcattttatcttctctcgtgaaatcattgagttgcataaagtttcagaaatgggaaatattttcaaatgaaattcaaatattttcaacaccccttgttatttgaataaatggaagaagtcatgtcatcttctctccagggttttgtgatgaaaagaatttgaatccatggagatcataaaagcaaaatgaaagtttgggaaagtccttttattccctctcatttaactttcaaaaaatttcgaattccactcaatttcagtcaatcaatcaaacaatcaacccAATCTGTCTGTTTATTATAAcaatccaaaatttagaattttgggatgttacacgcttGCTAGGCTTGAACATGTACAATATGCCTTGGTACAACCGAGCCAGGGAACAATTCGTCTCTTGCTCCCTTGGCGTGCATGGCACATGGGGTACTATGTGGGATGCCAGTATAAATCGTCAGTCATGGCGGTGGCAAGACCATACACAAGTGGGTTTCCGGCCTGCATGTCCAACTAGATCATCAGGTACAATAGCAAAATTGTCTGTGTTAGTCAACCACTCAACTACCTTTACAAAGTTGAGCGCAAGCCTAGCTATGTCTCACTTAAAGGGAAAATAGATTATTGATTGAAGTTTTAATAAAAGAAAGGTCTTGCATCAACGCAATTGATCATTAGGCAATGAGGAAGGCTTATGATCGATGTCAACGCTAGGAGTAGTGGTCCTCATACAACTAGGATGGACACAGAGCTATGAATATGTGAAAGCTCTCTTATTGACTAATTgagggtgcatccaacttgcttgctcatgaagaccaggATCGTTTGAGGATACtcgtcatcggaatatacaagacaGGTTCTATAATGTAGGTTCCCCACTAGTATATAAGATGAGGCTGATGAAGCCAATGTACTCTGCAATGCATGAagcggtgctactttgaagcactttTGCGTATACTAAAAAGGATAATAGTGTTGCTTCTTCTTTCATCCTGACTTTTTTTTGGCACCTCCGTTGTGCATCTTTTATTtggtcttttccttttcttttgtagAAGCAACACCTTACAATGATGAACTATACACTTTCCGTTGACACACTTCAACTGAATGTTATTATGAGTCAAGTACTGAAACATGAGAAAAGCTCTATACGAATGCCTCGCGCACACCCACCATCGTTTCGCTCTCAGACGCTCCTTTCGGCGATCCCATCATGTCCACCGCACGTAAAGTGGTACAAGAGTGCAGGCATCCGTAACCCCGCCATTTGCCATCCTACACCGGGAGAAGGGCGATTAGATTTGGGAAGCGTCTCATACCCTACTGCTCGCTGTTGTTCATCTTCATCCATTACTTTGACTACGtccttgatatgtctccgtcgtatctataatttttgattgttccatgccaatattctactactttcatatacttttggcaactttttatactattttttggactaacatattgatccagtgcccagtgccagttcctgtttgttgcatgttttttgtttcgcagaaaatccatatcaaacggaagccaaacgggataaaaactgacggagattttttttggaatatttgtgatttttgggaagaagaatcaacgcgatacgatgcccgagggggccacgaggcagggggcgcgccccaggggtcaggcgcgccctgggccctcgtggccaccccgtaaggcggttggtgcccttctttcaccgcaagaaagctaatttctggatagagatcgtgtccaaaattcagcccaatcgaagttacggatctccggttataaaagaaacggtgaaaggctagatctgagaacgcagaaacatagagagacagagagacagatccaatctcgtaggggctctcgcccctcccacgccatggagaccaaggactagaggggaaacccttctcccatctagggataaggtcaaggaagaaagaaggaggggggctctctccccctcgcttccggtggcgccggaacaccgccgggggccatcatcatcaccgcaatcttcaccaacaacttcaccaccatcatcaccaactcttcccccctctatgcagcggtgtaacccctcttttacccgctgtaatctctacttaaacatggtgctcaacgctatatattattttccaatgatgtatggctatcctatgatgtttgagtagatccgttttgtcctatgggttaattgatgatcatgattggtttgagttgcatgttttattattagtgctgtcctatggtgctctccgtgtcgcgcaagcgtgagggatccccactgtagggtttgcaatatgttcatgatttgcttatggtgggtggcgtgagtgacagaagcataaacccgagtaagtaggttgtttgcgtatgggaataaagaggacttgatactttaatgctatggttgggttttaccttaatgatctttagtagttggggacgcttgctagagttccaatcataagtgcatatgatccaagtagagaaagtatgttagcttatgcctctccctcaaataaaattgcattagtgattaccggtctagttatcgattgcctagggacaaataactttctcgtgacaaaaagctctctactaaaactaatttagttgtgtctttatctaaacagcccctactttttatttacgtgctctttattatcttgcaaacctatccaaaaacacctacaaagtacttctagtttcatacttggtctaggtaaagcgaacatcaagcgtgcgtagagttgtatcggtggtcgatagaacttgagggaatatttgttctacctttagctcctcgttgggttcgacactcttacttatcgaaagaggctacaattgatcccctatacttgtgggttatcagtcctcGTCTCCATTgacatcaccatgtccaccgaagCCAAAAAGAAGGCTGCCGAGGCCAAagtcgccgccaccaccgctgcAATGACCTTGCCGACCGGAGGGTATAATTTGATTATCTCTCCTGTTTATTTCTGTGTTTACCATGCATGCTTGATGTTTACGTAGATGTATCTGCTGTGTGCGTAATACGACCTTGTATGGCTAGATATCAGCATGAGATTAATATTGTTATTGCCATATTCATGATTTATTTATGAATTAGATTAATCAAAAAATTACTTATTTACTCAACAGAAATCACTAGTGTGCATAACTGGATCAATCACCTGCTGTGCGTTGCTCTAAATGTAGCACGTGTGCTATTGGGCTCACCGCTCTAGGGAGATCGTTCGTCTTTGCCCGTTCAGTCAGAACCAGCCGACAACTGTCCATCCCTGCCCTATTTTTGCAACTGCAGTTGTCAGATCGACGAATAATCAAAGGAAATAGATATGACTCTCGGTAAGGTTGTGTACTTATCTTAAGTGTGTAATTCTCATTCTCTAAATTGTTTGACGAAGATTTTCAATTTAAGGGAATTGTACCTGTTTAAATTTATCTAATTCTTGTTCTCTAAATTGTATAGCTAGGGAGAAATGTCGAATAAGTTTAACTAACCTTACGATTCAACATGCTTTATTTATCACTAGCAAAATGACCCGTGCGTTGTAATGGGAGAAAAAAAATCTCATAATCTCCGATGGCCATGACCACATTTTTCCCcatcaccgagatacactatcactctcattttcgggaaatcgtgaacaatttttgaaaattatgaacattttttaaactcgtgaacgtatttgaaatcgtgaacatttttacaGATTTTTCAACATTTCCTAACGTCATCAACTTTTTTTGAATTCATCAACATTATATACTACTTGCAAACATTCTTTTAAAAATTGTGGACATTTTCAAAACATTTTTCTTCAACAGGGGAACATTTCTATCGTTgacgaacatttttttggaaattcatgaaacaatttttgaaatccatgaatatttttttatttaacgaacattttttgaaatgcatgatcatttttcgTATCAGCGAACATTTTATGAGTCattaaactattttgtaagtcatgaGCAGTTTATGAATTTTAGGATTTTTttcaattcatgaacttttttgaattggCAAAACTTTGCTCAGTTTCAtcaaacatttttaatacatgactttaaaaaaaaatcatgaacacttTTTCCCCAAACAATTGTTTTGATAATTGCGAGCATTTTTTGAATATGCGAGTAATTTTTATaaatcacaaacattttctgaatccACAAACATTTATGAATTATTAAAAATTTAATTCTAAAATTCTTATTTTCAATTTTCAATTTTTTCGAAttcccaaattatttaaagtagaaaaaacgAAGATGGAAAATTAAAAaacaaattaaaaattaaaaaaaggccgccgggacatgggccggcccaaatagGCACGTTGTGTCGTCTCCTAGCGGGTAAAGTGTAGTATAGAAGGTTCCTACCTCATAGGCCGGCCCAGGCGGGGAATCCTCTGGGTGAAACTTTTTTGTCACTTATAGGTACATCGGTGGGTACCGCAACAGGTTTTGATGAGGTACATCGGTGGGTACAACTTTGGGGCAATTTTGATGAGGTACCGCAAAAAGCAATAGCCGTTTTATTACTACTTATAGATATAGATTTCTATTTTCTAATTGGCACGTGCACATAAAGTAATTTGTTGTGCACTCATAATAACCATGTCTATGGGAATTTATGGAAATTTTTCTTAAGAAGATGAAGACATCAGCACAAGATGACCCATCACATGACCAAATGATACTCCATTAACTCGTCTTTTACTCTCTTTTTTTGGTAAGCATTTATAGTTCAAGACATTTTAAATTATTTGTGTGTGTTACTTGTATGTATATTATTGCCTGGTATCCCAATCGTGCATGGTGTACATGTGGACGCCGGGTCATTTTTGCTCTGGGTCCGCCCCTGCTATCTACATAATCACTCCAATATTAGACAATAGCACAAATACACAATGTGCATCTATAAATATATCACAAATTAAGACACCACAAATTGAGAGAACAATTTATTCATAATCGGAATATAATCATTGATCATAATCACATACCATAACTCATATGATTTTACAGTTTTCACGGCAAGCTACGCAACAGAGAATCATTAGCCCCTCTCGAACCTAATTTAGCTAATCACCATACATAAGTTTCTTTAGCAGGGGGACTTCCCAGCTAGTATCTGCACGTACTAAGCTAGGGGTGCGAGACATCCAGTACTCACCATTCCATTGAAATTAGAGCTTGTGCTCGATCATTTGAGGGTTCTAGAATCATCAACACTTTTGTGTAGAGCAATGGAAAACAGAATATTACTTTATTCATGTTTGAACCAAACAATTACAATCACAATGAAAAATAGAATATTACTTGTTGTGTATAAACTATTTCATATCAATATTgcttctggatttattattaaaaAGTTGCAGGAAGGATTTATGTAATGTTTGTAGGTAATATTTTATTTTGGTGATATATATACAACAGAGAACCATTAGCCCCGTGTAAATCATAGCTTAGCTAAGCACCATTCATAAGTTTGTTTAGCAACGATCCTTCCTAGCTAGTACCGGCCTATATATACTAAGCAAGGGTCGCGAGATATCCGACATGCAGTAATCGAAATAAGTTAGAGATTGTAATCATGAGCACTTGTTGTGAGCAAAGGAAACTAGAATAATTCTTTATTCATGTTTGAACTAAAAAAATCGTTACATATATTAATAAGATGAGATACAGTAAACAATTACAGTCACAAAGAATACAATTTTGTTGTCAAATCCTAGCGACCGGTGCAACACAAAATTAATTGTGGTTGTCGGCCCAGAACTGAGCTTGGAGCCAGTCCACAGTTTTCTTCTCCACCTGAAAGGCCTTGGCGAGAACATCATCAGAGATCATAGGCTTTGATCCAAATACGGCGTTGGCAATGGTAATTGCCCCCGGGTTCTGGCTGCTAAGTGCGGCAATTGCGACCGCCGGCTTGTAGGGGTTGGGGTTAAACTGGAAGTGGATGAGTCCTTGTGGGAAAACAAACACATCACCCTTCCTGAGCTCCTTGGAGAAGAGCTTGTTTTCCGGGTTGGACGTGACGAAGCCAACGTAGAGCGTACCCTCAAGTACGGTGAGGATCTCAGTGGCACGGGGGTGTGTGTGCGGAGGGTTCTCGCCTAGGGGTGCGTAGTCGATGCGTGCGAGGGAGATGCCAAGCGTGTTGAGGCCAGCAATCTTCATGACGTTAATCAAGGTCACGTTCGACCCAACCTTGCTTATCTTTGTGTCTCTCGGCATGTCGAGTTTGGCCGCCAGGAAGAAGTCCTCCGCCGTCACGGCTTTTGGGTCCTTACAGACGAATCCGTTAACAAGTACTGCATGAAGAGAAATAAGATGAATACACAAACAAGGAAAAAGTGGTTACAAATATATTGATATGCTTGACATATCCAAGAACTCAAATATGCAGTGATGAAAGGATGAACTTGGTACATACCACGCGAGCTATTGTCCGCGACACAGAAGTCCTGGAGAGGACCAGGATCAGAAGCTAAAGCGTGCCATGAGACTAATGCAAGAATAGCAGTGAAGAGAAGGAAGCAGGGGGAAGACAAAGAGGCCATTTTGTTCTATCGGAGAAATGGACGTTGTCTATGGGTCTAGCTAGCTTTGTGTGTTGAGAAGTGGTAGCTGATTCTGTGGCCATCTATGGATATATATAGCTTGGCTGCAGCTGACCGAGTTGCCAACTAAAATCCAAGGCGTACATAGCAGCACTAGATTGACATGGTCTCTTGAAGAGCAACCCACGTGTCTAATTAACATGTCTT
Coding sequences within:
- the LOC123073608 gene encoding germin-like protein 8-8, whose protein sequence is MASLSSPCFLLFTAILALVSWHALASDPGPLQDFCVADNSSRVLVNGFVCKDPKAVTAEDFFLAAKLDMPRDTKISKVGSNVTLINVMKIAGLNTLGISLARIDYAPLGENPPHTHPRATEILTVLEGTLYVGFVTSNPENKLFSKELRKGDVFVFPQGLIHFQFNPNPYKPAVAIAALSSQNPGAITIANAVFGSKPMISDDVLAKAFQVEKKTVDWLQAQFWADNHN